The following coding sequences lie in one Candidatus Binataceae bacterium genomic window:
- a CDS encoding heme-binding protein encodes MRKLRLPVDLMICAALLLGPSGCGAGGGSAAGNGTPPSAAVITPLPTALLTAGDVRNLIAGAVTQAVRDGQPEVIAVVDREGSVLGVFAMANAPAVSPDGDPINALINGGQSSTIQIAIEKARTAAFLSSDQNAFSTRTALEITQPHFPPGVVNSPPGPLFGLQYSSLPCSKVQPNGNGLTGALGGIPVYVSGALAGGIGADATGGEEDEVVALAGADAGYAAPASIVASNVLLDGIRLDWIGERTPSALSPIAFGALPGTIAPAYPVQAAPPLSFPQATLAGVPGELRFPIVSSPMAGGLTAGDVTTILTQALEIERTTRSALRLPIDLPVRMQVGVTDLQGNILGLFRTNDATMFSLDIVVQKDLTVTAFSDPAQLLAQQLEQTLGAPPGLAITTRTTDFLAQPFYPPGIDGTAPGPLYQIQQQFYAQNPTACLPSGEGLTVFPGSVPLFKNGALVGALGVSGDGVDQDDYVTYFGAQGFLPPPGRWASTITYRGTPLPFLKFPRQPNL; translated from the coding sequence GTGAGAAAACTTCGGCTGCCGGTCGACTTGATGATCTGCGCCGCGCTGCTGTTGGGACCAAGCGGATGCGGCGCCGGTGGTGGAAGCGCCGCTGGCAACGGCACGCCACCCAGCGCCGCTGTGATTACCCCGCTGCCTACCGCTTTGCTCACCGCTGGAGATGTGCGCAACCTAATCGCCGGGGCGGTGACGCAGGCGGTCCGCGACGGCCAGCCCGAGGTCATCGCGGTGGTCGATCGGGAAGGCAGCGTGCTGGGTGTTTTTGCCATGGCCAACGCGCCCGCGGTCAGTCCCGACGGCGACCCGATCAACGCGCTGATCAACGGCGGGCAAAGCTCGACGATCCAAATCGCGATCGAGAAGGCCCGCACGGCAGCTTTTCTATCCAGCGACCAGAACGCCTTTTCGACTCGCACCGCACTCGAAATAACCCAGCCCCATTTCCCACCCGGGGTGGTCAACTCGCCCCCTGGGCCGTTGTTTGGCCTGCAATATTCCTCGCTTCCCTGCAGCAAGGTGCAGCCTAACGGCAATGGCCTGACAGGGGCGCTGGGTGGAATTCCGGTCTATGTCAGCGGAGCGCTGGCTGGCGGCATCGGCGCGGATGCCACCGGCGGCGAGGAGGACGAGGTGGTGGCGCTGGCTGGGGCGGACGCCGGTTATGCGGCACCGGCCTCGATCGTCGCCAGCAACGTGCTGCTCGACGGAATCCGCCTAGACTGGATTGGCGAACGCACACCTAGTGCCTTGAGCCCGATTGCTTTTGGCGCGTTGCCTGGGACGATCGCGCCGGCCTACCCGGTGCAGGCCGCGCCACCGCTCAGCTTCCCGCAGGCTACGCTGGCAGGAGTTCCGGGCGAACTCCGTTTTCCGATCGTGAGCAGCCCGATGGCCGGTGGACTTACCGCCGGTGACGTAACCACCATCCTCACACAGGCCCTCGAGATCGAAAGGACCACGCGCAGCGCGCTGCGGCTGCCAATCGATCTGCCGGTCCGGATGCAGGTAGGCGTCACCGACCTGCAGGGCAATATCCTGGGCCTGTTCCGGACCAATGACGCCACGATGTTCAGCCTCGATATCGTGGTGCAAAAGGACCTGACCGTGACGGCCTTCAGCGACCCTGCCCAACTCTTGGCGCAGCAACTGGAGCAAACCCTCGGCGCGCCCCCGGGGCTGGCGATTACCACTCGCACCACCGACTTTTTGGCCCAGCCCTTTTATCCGCCCGGAATCGACGGCACCGCCCCGGGCCCGCTCTACCAGATTCAGCAGCAGTTCTATGCGCAGAATCCAACCGCCTGCCTGCCCAGCGGGGAGGGGCTGACAGTATTTCCCGGTTCGGTGCCGCTATTCAAAAATGGCGCCTTGGTGGGCGCTCTCGGGGTCAGCGGCGACGGAGTCGATCAGGACGATTATGTGACGTACTTCGGAGCCCAGGGCTTCCTGCCGCCGCCTGGCCGATGGGCCAGCACCATTACCTATCGCGGCACCCCGTTACCGTTTCTCAAGTTCCCACGCCAGCCCAACCTCTGA
- a CDS encoding FecR family protein codes for MVTGMPVALRDRLTTDAGAHLAIVLADNSRLELSEQSVLVIDEQVIGPGGRQSTTIGLLGGRVDSLVTAALRSAAPTFQVQTPNAIAGVRGTQFSVAFALQSPVCGNSPSSDVAVDVGLVQVAARAAPAATVQVEAGYETVVCGTRPPLPAGPLGIAGMGGVGVGPGGYPGAAPSIGGAPPPACPVCPACTVPVNR; via the coding sequence GTGGTTACTGGAATGCCGGTGGCGTTGCGCGATCGTTTGACCACCGATGCTGGTGCCCACTTGGCGATCGTGTTGGCGGATAACAGTCGGTTGGAGCTGAGCGAGCAGAGCGTTCTGGTCATCGACGAGCAGGTAATAGGTCCCGGTGGCCGGCAAAGCACCACCATTGGCCTGCTTGGTGGGCGGGTGGATTCGCTGGTTACCGCCGCCCTGCGCAGCGCGGCGCCGACATTCCAAGTACAAACCCCCAACGCGATCGCAGGCGTGCGCGGGACTCAATTCAGCGTCGCTTTCGCTCTGCAGTCGCCGGTTTGCGGCAACAGCCCGTCCAGCGACGTTGCGGTTGACGTTGGTCTGGTGCAGGTTGCGGCGCGGGCGGCGCCGGCCGCCACGGTGCAGGTCGAAGCGGGCTACGAGACGGTGGTGTGTGGTACGCGACCACCGTTGCCGGCCGGACCGCTAGGCATTGCCGGGATGGGAGGCGTCGGGGTGGGTCCCGGCGGCTATCCCGGCGCGGCACCGAGTATCGGTGGCGCCCCGCCGCCAGCCTGTCCGGTTTGTCCCGCCTGTACGGTCCCGGTGAACCGTTAG
- a CDS encoding VOC family protein produces the protein MIRTRGLAHISIPVTDLERSREFYTQRLGLKFLSAPPKSGMAFLDAAGDCVILVKVDQPISTAGVRAVHHAFMIAHDDYAGAMEELRAAGVEILSEEDRRGENVNGPRFYFFDPDGNTLELIDLTSYKGDKI, from the coding sequence ATGATTAGAACCAGAGGGCTCGCTCACATTTCCATCCCGGTGACCGATTTGGAGCGCAGCCGGGAATTTTACACCCAGCGCCTGGGCTTGAAGTTTCTCTCTGCCCCACCCAAAAGTGGCATGGCTTTTCTGGATGCCGCGGGGGATTGCGTCATTCTGGTCAAGGTCGATCAGCCGATTTCCACCGCCGGCGTGCGGGCAGTCCATCACGCCTTCATGATCGCTCATGACGACTACGCCGGCGCGATGGAAGAGTTGCGCGCCGCCGGAGTGGAGATCCTTTCCGAAGAGGATCGGCGTGGAGAAAATGTCAACGGGCCGCGCTTTTACTTCTTCGATCCCGACGGCAACACGCTGGAGCTGATCGATCTGACCAGTTACAAGGGCGACAAAATCTAA
- a CDS encoding SDR family oxidoreductase, giving the protein MARALITGASSGIGEQFAYALARQHYDLILVARRAQRLQAIAQEALRLGAPSAAVHALDLSHRDAPAWLHTQVSTENATLDLLVNNAGFGTQGELMALPLERELEQIELNVCALVATSRLFLPAMVAAGRGTIINVASTAAFQPVPYMATYAATKAFVLNFSLAVAQEVAASGVQVMALCPGLTRTEFQAVAGTERRWLPTFLYMDARVVAEQALRAATRGRRLYVNGPFNRLGTMLVRLTPLGVVTRATSLLFRPGRPARGARLP; this is encoded by the coding sequence ATGGCGAGAGCGCTAATTACCGGCGCTTCCAGCGGGATCGGCGAGCAATTCGCCTATGCCCTGGCGCGCCAGCATTATGATCTGATTTTGGTGGCGCGTCGCGCGCAACGGTTGCAAGCGATCGCCCAGGAAGCGCTGCGCCTGGGAGCCCCGAGCGCGGCCGTGCACGCCTTGGACCTGTCGCATCGCGATGCGCCGGCGTGGCTGCACACCCAGGTATCGACCGAGAACGCGACGCTGGACCTGCTTGTTAACAACGCTGGTTTTGGCACGCAAGGCGAGCTGATGGCCCTCCCGCTGGAGCGCGAGCTGGAGCAGATCGAACTTAACGTGTGTGCGCTGGTGGCAACCAGCAGGCTGTTTCTGCCCGCGATGGTCGCGGCCGGGCGCGGGACGATTATCAACGTTGCTTCCACCGCCGCCTTTCAACCCGTGCCGTATATGGCTACTTATGCCGCGACCAAGGCCTTCGTGCTTAATTTCTCCCTGGCCGTGGCCCAGGAGGTGGCGGCCAGCGGTGTACAAGTGATGGCGCTCTGTCCGGGGTTGACCCGCACCGAGTTTCAAGCCGTGGCCGGCACCGAACGGCGCTGGCTTCCCACCTTCTTATATATGGATGCGCGCGTGGTGGCCGAACAGGCTTTGCGCGCGGCCACGCGCGGCCGGCGCCTGTACGTCAACGGGCCGTTTAATCGTCTGGGCACCATGCTGGTTCGGCTAACCCCGCTGGGCGTGGTCACACGCGCTACCAGTCTGCTCTTCAGGCCGGGGCGGCCCGCGCGCGGTGCCCGCTTGCCATGA
- a CDS encoding zinc ribbon domain-containing protein: protein MPIYEYECAQCRKRSSILTLRISEAVDEICQHCGSRKLRRLMSRFATPRSEEARLDALSDPSALGDVDENDPKSVARLMRKMGREMGDELGGPEFDEAVDELERGGDLGGEDDGGEGELE, encoded by the coding sequence ATGCCAATTTACGAATACGAATGCGCTCAATGTCGCAAGCGTTCCAGCATCCTGACCCTGCGCATAAGCGAAGCCGTTGACGAAATCTGCCAGCATTGCGGCAGTCGCAAGCTGCGTCGCTTGATGTCGCGGTTTGCCACGCCGCGCAGCGAAGAAGCCCGGCTGGACGCCCTGAGCGATCCTTCCGCGCTGGGTGATGTTGACGAAAACGATCCCAAGAGCGTTGCTCGACTGATGCGCAAGATGGGGCGCGAAATGGGCGACGAGTTGGGCGGGCCGGAATTTGACGAGGCGGTCGATGAGCTGGAGCGCGGCGGCGACCTCGGTGGCGAGGATGACGGCGGCGAGGGCGAGCTGGAATAA
- a CDS encoding aromatic ring-hydroxylating dioxygenase subunit alpha codes for MFLRNYWYVAAASQEVSQTPLGRIILNEPVVIFRTAAGIAAALEDRCCHRHAPLHLGRVVGEHLQCGYHGLEFDRSGRCALIPAQEHIPPTARVKSYPVVERYRWLWIWMGDPALADPNKIADFHWLDDSQWGARSARLPVECNWQLIVDNLLDLTHLTYVHGATIGTQANTLHAETTVEHEAERVRVIRWTIDQPAPPTFVRTAGFTSNVDRWQIIEFEPPAFVRLDVGAAPTGQGARQGNRANGLSMYNLNAITPETERSSHYFWGQAQSYAPKDEDLTERVFEEIKKTFDQDWHLLQEQQRAIERDPTRAMVSIRADAGPIAARRILERLAQQEAGGVVPVHAAHGRQAGARAPR; via the coding sequence ATGTTTCTGCGGAATTACTGGTACGTGGCGGCTGCCAGCCAAGAGGTCAGCCAGACTCCCCTGGGCCGCATAATCCTCAATGAACCGGTGGTCATTTTTCGGACTGCCGCGGGAATCGCCGCGGCGCTCGAAGATCGTTGCTGCCATCGCCATGCTCCGCTGCACCTGGGGCGGGTGGTCGGGGAACATCTGCAATGCGGCTATCACGGGCTAGAATTCGATCGCAGCGGGCGATGCGCACTGATTCCCGCGCAGGAGCACATTCCGCCGACCGCACGGGTGAAGAGCTATCCGGTGGTGGAGCGCTATCGTTGGCTGTGGATCTGGATGGGCGACCCGGCGCTGGCCGATCCTAACAAGATTGCGGACTTTCACTGGCTGGACGATTCCCAGTGGGGCGCGCGCAGCGCGCGGTTACCGGTGGAATGCAACTGGCAGCTTATCGTCGATAACCTGCTCGACCTGACCCATCTGACCTACGTTCATGGGGCGACTATCGGCACTCAGGCCAACACCCTGCACGCCGAGACCACGGTGGAACATGAAGCCGAGCGGGTGCGAGTTATCCGCTGGACCATCGATCAGCCGGCGCCGCCCACTTTTGTGCGCACGGCGGGCTTTACCTCCAACGTTGATCGCTGGCAGATAATCGAATTCGAGCCGCCTGCCTTCGTGCGCCTGGACGTGGGCGCGGCACCCACCGGACAGGGTGCGCGTCAGGGTAATCGCGCCAACGGTCTGAGCATGTACAACCTCAACGCGATTACGCCCGAGACCGAGCGCAGCAGCCATTATTTCTGGGGGCAGGCGCAAAGCTACGCGCCCAAGGATGAGGACCTGACCGAGCGCGTATTCGAGGAGATTAAGAAAACTTTCGACCAGGATTGGCATCTCCTGCAGGAACAGCAGCGCGCGATCGAGCGCGATCCGACGCGCGCGATGGTCAGCATCCGCGCCGACGCCGGACCGATCGCCGCGCGCCGTATCCTGGAGCGATTGGCGCAGCAGGAAGCGGGCGGAGTGGTGCCGGTGCATGCCGCGCACGGCCGTCAGGCTGGAGCGCGGGCGCCCAGGTAG
- a CDS encoding RlmE family RNA methyltransferase, with amino-acid sequence MASYQPRDKFYRQARAQGLPSRAAFKLKEILERYPILTPNARIVDLGCAPGGWLQILAQAAPSGRIVGVDLVACRAPAPSIEVIVGDACEQSVQQRIIEALGGAPDLVTSDMAPKLSGIRLRDEARSLQLLEVAARFAAAIVRPQGTLIAKVFMSADLNKTVATMRPAWRSLELLHTHASRPGSRELYLLARGYLGARAPA; translated from the coding sequence ATGGCCAGCTATCAGCCGCGAGATAAATTTTACCGCCAAGCGCGGGCCCAAGGCTTGCCCTCGCGCGCGGCGTTCAAGCTGAAAGAGATCCTGGAGCGCTATCCGATCCTAACGCCCAACGCACGGATCGTCGATCTGGGCTGCGCACCGGGCGGATGGCTGCAAATCCTGGCGCAAGCCGCGCCCTCGGGGCGGATCGTCGGAGTCGATCTGGTAGCTTGCCGAGCCCCGGCGCCGTCGATCGAAGTGATCGTGGGCGATGCCTGCGAGCAATCGGTCCAGCAGCGCATCATCGAAGCCCTGGGCGGTGCACCCGATCTGGTCACCAGCGACATGGCACCCAAGCTCAGCGGCATCCGGCTACGCGACGAAGCCCGCTCGCTGCAGTTGCTGGAGGTGGCGGCGCGCTTTGCCGCGGCCATCGTGCGCCCGCAGGGCACGCTTATCGCCAAGGTCTTCATGAGCGCGGACTTGAATAAGACCGTGGCCACGATGCGCCCGGCTTGGCGCAGCCTGGAATTGCTCCATACCCACGCATCCCGCCCCGGCTCGCGCGAACTCTATTTGCTCGCACGCGGCTACCTGGGCGCCCGCGCTCCAGCCTGA
- a CDS encoding UvrD-helicase domain-containing protein, protein MTNRLDDLNPAQRAAVTAGDGPILILAGAGSGKTRVITYRIAYLLEKRKLAPRQLLAVTFTNKAAAEMKERLRALLGPSAGELWISTFHSACARILRQEIETLGYGRNFTVFDEGDAATTIHWALESAGGGGGLGVGALRARIDQAKNEGLGPAELAARDPSAEGALTAEIYRLYQGRLKSLNALDFGDLLLLVHQLFATHPEVLARWQARFNYLLVDEYQDTNRVQYLLLQALARGSGNLCVVGDEDQSIYRWRGADIRNILEFERDFPSALVFKLEQNYRSTKTILAAAHSVIANNSERKEKRLWTENETGEQVVHYTGVTERDEADFVAREIGRLAQENFRPAEMVVFYRTNAQARVIEEALVRRRVPYYVVGGARFYERREVKDLLAYLRLIANPADALSLERLTSVPPRGVGARTLEVLGAAAAREGISLFAAMGRAEAESAIALRIARQVSALHQWLSALIQTAPQMKVRELLDEVVARSGFFAYLDTLPDGADRRESVTELLSAAAGFDQEHGPGGLADFLERVALASDSDQVAQAGGSAALMTLHTCKGLEYPVVFITGMEEGLFPHSRSQGSGEVEEERRLLYVGMTRARRLLYLTNTLSREIYGTRQEAHPSRFLREIDPTLIRRFAPVGRNEPLRVPTRGEIHVDYSDSQLPPAGEEGDFDVGRRVAHPTFGAGVVRKREGRGEGAKAWIQFERAGTKLLVLKYAQLRPIADR, encoded by the coding sequence ATGACCAACAGGCTTGACGATCTCAACCCGGCCCAGCGTGCGGCGGTGACGGCCGGGGACGGCCCCATATTGATCTTGGCGGGTGCCGGCTCGGGCAAAACGCGCGTCATCACGTATCGTATCGCCTACCTGCTTGAGAAGCGCAAGCTGGCGCCCCGGCAGTTGCTCGCGGTGACTTTTACCAACAAGGCCGCGGCCGAGATGAAGGAGCGCTTGCGTGCACTGCTGGGTCCCTCGGCCGGCGAGCTGTGGATTAGCACCTTCCATTCCGCCTGCGCGCGTATCCTGCGCCAGGAAATCGAGACCTTGGGTTACGGCCGCAACTTCACCGTCTTTGACGAGGGCGATGCCGCGACCACTATCCATTGGGCGCTGGAGAGCGCCGGCGGCGGAGGTGGGCTGGGTGTAGGTGCGCTGCGCGCGCGTATCGATCAGGCCAAGAACGAGGGGCTCGGTCCGGCCGAGTTGGCGGCGCGCGATCCCAGCGCCGAAGGCGCCCTGACCGCCGAGATCTATCGTCTTTACCAGGGCCGCTTGAAGTCGCTCAACGCTTTGGACTTTGGCGATCTTCTCCTTTTGGTCCATCAGTTGTTTGCTACCCACCCGGAGGTGCTGGCGCGCTGGCAGGCGCGCTTCAACTACCTGCTGGTCGATGAATACCAGGACACCAACCGGGTCCAGTACCTGCTGCTGCAGGCGTTGGCACGCGGCAGTGGCAACCTGTGCGTGGTCGGCGACGAGGACCAGTCGATCTATCGCTGGCGTGGTGCCGACATCCGCAACATCCTGGAGTTCGAGCGCGACTTTCCTAGCGCCTTGGTCTTCAAGCTGGAGCAAAATTATCGCTCCACCAAGACCATCCTGGCTGCCGCCCACTCGGTTATTGCCAATAATTCGGAGCGCAAGGAAAAGCGGCTGTGGACCGAGAATGAAACCGGCGAACAGGTGGTTCACTATACCGGGGTCACCGAGCGCGACGAAGCGGACTTCGTCGCGCGCGAGATCGGTCGCCTGGCACAAGAGAACTTTCGCCCCGCCGAAATGGTGGTTTTCTACCGCACCAACGCTCAGGCACGGGTAATCGAAGAGGCGCTGGTGCGGCGGCGGGTGCCCTATTACGTGGTCGGCGGAGCGCGCTTTTACGAACGGCGCGAGGTTAAGGATCTGCTCGCCTACCTGCGCCTGATCGCCAACCCCGCCGACGCGCTCAGTCTGGAGCGGCTGACCTCGGTGCCGCCGCGTGGAGTGGGCGCGCGCACGCTGGAAGTGCTGGGTGCGGCGGCCGCCCGCGAGGGCATCAGCCTGTTTGCCGCGATGGGGCGGGCAGAGGCCGAATCCGCTATCGCGCTACGCATCGCGCGCCAGGTAAGCGCGCTCCATCAATGGCTGTCGGCGCTGATCCAAACCGCGCCGCAGATGAAAGTGCGCGAGCTGCTCGACGAGGTCGTGGCCCGCAGCGGCTTTTTCGCCTATCTCGATACCCTGCCCGATGGCGCCGATCGGCGCGAGAGCGTTACAGAATTGCTCTCGGCGGCGGCCGGCTTCGATCAGGAACACGGACCCGGCGGGCTGGCCGATTTCCTGGAGCGAGTGGCACTGGCCAGCGATAGCGACCAGGTCGCGCAGGCTGGCGGCAGCGCGGCCCTGATGACCCTGCATACCTGCAAGGGGCTGGAGTATCCGGTGGTGTTTATCACCGGAATGGAGGAGGGACTGTTTCCCCACAGCCGTTCGCAGGGATCCGGTGAAGTCGAGGAGGAGCGTCGCCTGCTGTATGTGGGGATGACGCGCGCGCGCCGCCTGCTCTATCTGACCAACACCTTGTCGCGCGAAATTTACGGCACTCGGCAAGAGGCTCACCCCTCGCGTTTTTTGCGCGAAATCGATCCCACCCTGATTCGTCGCTTCGCGCCAGTGGGGCGTAATGAGCCACTGCGTGTCCCCACCCGTGGCGAGATCCACGTCGATTATTCCGATAGCCAGCTACCGCCGGCGGGGGAGGAAGGCGACTTCGACGTCGGCCGGCGAGTGGCTCATCCGACTTTCGGTGCCGGCGTGGTGCGCAAGCGCGAGGGACGAGGCGAGGGCGCCAAGGCCTGGATTCAGTTCGAGCGGGCCGGCACCAAGCTGCTGGTCTTGAAGTACGCGCAACTCAGGCCAATTGCCGACCGCTAG
- a CDS encoding L,D-transpeptidase family protein — MAWAWSEDDFAHRALVAYPLPEHPDNIIGDLMTYRIKKGDTLLDIGRFYDLSGKEVSDANNHMDWWSPPVGKQIVLPTEHILPDAKPDGIVMNIPEMRVYYFPRAQKIHGVAASQRVVYTFPVGLGRMDWRTPIGTFKVRGKTKNPTWVVPEDIYEEHLERDGEAEHVIPGGDPDNPLGLYRLELTLPEYALHGTNVPWGVGMEVSHGCVRLYPEDIEALFKMTPVGTPGEFVYQPVKFGWRGDQLYVEVHDDLYARYPGLWQHTLNEASRRGLTDKIDMHALEKAVEAKSGVPTPIGKAVEALADPLPATEPATSVEPSASPVSGPGGTDADSLSAPDPGSIPPVPIPSSAAAPGTLSPGAAAPEHDSP; from the coding sequence ATGGCCTGGGCCTGGAGCGAGGACGACTTCGCCCATCGCGCCTTGGTGGCCTATCCGCTGCCCGAACATCCCGACAATATCATCGGCGATCTGATGACCTACCGCATCAAGAAGGGTGACACCCTGCTCGATATCGGTCGGTTCTATGATCTTTCGGGCAAAGAGGTCTCCGACGCCAACAATCATATGGATTGGTGGTCGCCACCGGTGGGCAAGCAGATCGTTCTTCCCACTGAACATATTTTGCCCGACGCCAAGCCCGACGGAATTGTCATGAATATCCCGGAGATGCGGGTCTACTACTTTCCCCGCGCTCAGAAGATTCATGGCGTTGCCGCCAGCCAGCGCGTGGTTTACACCTTTCCCGTGGGTCTGGGCCGGATGGACTGGCGTACCCCAATCGGCACTTTCAAGGTTCGCGGCAAGACCAAGAACCCGACTTGGGTGGTCCCTGAGGATATTTACGAGGAGCATCTAGAGCGCGACGGCGAAGCCGAACACGTGATTCCAGGCGGCGACCCGGATAATCCGCTGGGCCTATATCGGCTCGAACTGACCCTGCCCGAATATGCTTTGCACGGCACTAACGTGCCGTGGGGGGTGGGGATGGAAGTCAGTCACGGTTGCGTGCGGCTGTACCCCGAGGATATCGAAGCCCTGTTCAAGATGACCCCGGTGGGCACGCCCGGGGAGTTTGTCTATCAGCCGGTCAAATTCGGGTGGCGCGGAGATCAGCTCTACGTTGAGGTACACGACGACCTGTACGCCAGGTATCCCGGCTTGTGGCAGCACACGCTGAACGAAGCCAGCCGTCGTGGGCTGACCGATAAGATCGACATGCATGCGCTGGAGAAGGCGGTGGAAGCCAAGAGTGGGGTACCTACGCCAATCGGTAAAGCGGTCGAGGCGCTGGCCGATCCGCTACCGGCCACCGAACCCGCAACTTCGGTCGAGCCCAGTGCGTCGCCGGTCAGCGGGCCGGGGGGAACCGATGCCGATTCGTTGTCGGCACCCGATCCGGGGAGCATTCCACCGGTGCCGATTCCTTCTTCGGCCGCTGCGCCCGGGACGCTGTCACCCGGCGCCGCCGCTCCGGAGCACGACAGCCCATAG
- a CDS encoding cobyric acid synthase, whose protein sequence is MAAKSLMVMGTASDAGKSLVVTGLCRALARRGIKVAPFKSQNMSNNAAVCTGGEIGRAQAAQAEACGLTPTLDMNPVLLKPEAERGVQVVIHGRARFHMTTEAGEFERYREQAWPAIAQSYRQLATAFDVILIEGAGGAAEINLRHRDLANWAVAELADAPVLLVGDIDKGGVFASLVGTVMLLSEAERARLAGMLINKFRGDARLLGEGPAMLQARTGVPLLGVIPYLRLAIPQEDSAALSARPIRLQGASLTAGVIHFPRISNYTDFAPLEEEPDVGLDYYSDPNSAPPLDLLFLPGSKSTIADLDWLRAIGWESYLARHRARGGWIVGICGGYQMLGQRILDPDGVESVRTQAVGLGLLELETRFEPDKITRAVAGHDCAFNLPIGGYEIHAGRIAGPDLARPLFTLAPLVEQAPATNEGAQSEDGRVIGTTMHGLFDRAQFRRAWLNQIRRAKGLSPMEARPASDAHELRARAYEELADALERSCEIERILKLIL, encoded by the coding sequence ATGGCCGCCAAGAGCCTGATGGTGATGGGAACCGCGTCGGACGCAGGCAAGAGCCTGGTAGTCACGGGCCTGTGCCGCGCCCTGGCTCGACGGGGCATCAAGGTGGCTCCCTTCAAGTCGCAAAACATGTCCAACAACGCCGCGGTCTGCACCGGCGGTGAAATCGGACGGGCACAGGCGGCGCAGGCTGAGGCCTGCGGCCTGACTCCTACCCTCGACATGAATCCGGTCCTGCTCAAGCCCGAGGCCGAGCGCGGCGTGCAGGTGGTGATTCACGGCCGCGCCCGCTTTCACATGACCACCGAGGCGGGCGAGTTTGAACGCTATCGCGAGCAAGCCTGGCCAGCGATCGCGCAAAGCTACCGGCAGCTGGCAACTGCTTTCGACGTAATCCTGATCGAAGGGGCCGGGGGGGCGGCAGAAATCAACCTGCGCCACCGCGATTTGGCCAACTGGGCGGTGGCCGAACTGGCCGACGCGCCGGTGCTGCTAGTGGGCGATATCGACAAGGGCGGCGTATTCGCATCCCTGGTCGGCACTGTAATGCTCTTGAGCGAAGCGGAGCGAGCGCGCCTGGCGGGGATGCTAATCAACAAATTTCGCGGCGACGCACGCTTGCTCGGCGAGGGCCCTGCGATGCTGCAGGCGCGCACCGGCGTGCCGCTGCTGGGTGTGATTCCCTATCTACGTCTGGCTATCCCGCAGGAAGACAGCGCGGCGCTGAGCGCGCGCCCGATTCGGCTCCAGGGCGCGTCGCTTACCGCCGGCGTTATCCACTTTCCTCGTATCTCCAATTACACCGACTTTGCGCCGCTGGAAGAGGAACCCGACGTAGGGCTCGATTACTACTCCGACCCCAATTCCGCCCCGCCCCTGGATCTGCTCTTCCTCCCTGGCAGCAAGAGCACGATAGCCGACCTGGACTGGCTGCGGGCAATCGGATGGGAGAGCTATCTGGCGCGCCATCGCGCCCGTGGCGGCTGGATAGTGGGTATCTGCGGGGGCTACCAGATGCTGGGGCAGCGGATTCTCGATCCGGACGGGGTCGAGAGCGTGCGGACCCAGGCGGTCGGGCTTGGGCTATTGGAGCTGGAAACCCGCTTCGAACCTGACAAGATTACCCGCGCCGTCGCTGGCCACGACTGCGCCTTCAATTTACCGATCGGCGGCTACGAAATCCACGCCGGGCGAATAGCCGGCCCCGACTTGGCCCGTCCTCTCTTCACTCTCGCGCCGCTGGTCGAGCAGGCACCCGCTACCAACGAAGGTGCGCAATCGGAAGATGGCCGCGTGATAGGCACCACGATGCACGGCCTTTTCGATCGCGCCCAGTTTCGCCGAGCCTGGTTAAACCAGATCCGGCGTGCCAAAGGGCTCAGTCCGATGGAAGCCAGGCCTGCCAGCGATGCTCATGAGCTGCGCGCACGGGCCTACGAGGAACTGGCCGACGCGCTGGAGCGCAGTTGCGAGATCGAGCGGATCTTAAAGTTAATTCTCTGA